GGTGACAGGAGGGCGGATGACGGGCACACGGACGTCGGACGACCGGCAGGCGCCGGCCTCCGGCACGATCGTGGGCCTCGTCGGGTTCGGCCGCGCGCTCGCCGAGGCCGGCCTGTCCGTCCCCCTCGACGCGACCACCACCTATCTCGACGCCCTCCGCCACCTCGACGTCGCCGACCCGGCCCAGGTGTACTGGGCGGGCCGCGCCGTCCTGTGCCGCGCGCCCGACGACATCGACCGCTACGACGCGGCGTTCGTCCACTGGTTCGGCGGCACCCTGCCGACGGCCTCCCACCGGCAGGGGCGACGCACCCGCACCGCCCGCATCGCGGCGCTCACCCGCACCGGCGACCCGGCGGACGGCTCCGGGGACGACTCGCCGCACCTGCAGGTCGCCGCGGACGACACCGATCTGCTGCGCCGCCGCGACATCGCCGAACTCACCGCCGCCGAACGCGCGCATCTCGGTGAGATGCTGACCCTGCTGCGGCCCCGCCCTCCCCGCCGCCCGGCGTTGCGCTCACGGCCGTCGCGGCGCGGGCCCGTCGACCCGTCCCGCACCCTGCGCGACATGCTCGCCGCCGGGGGAGAACCCGTGCGGCCCCGGCGGCACCACCGCGCGACCCGGCCCCGCCGGGTGGTGCTGCTCGTCGACGTCTCCGGATCGATGACCCCCTACGCGGACGCACTGCTGCGCTTCGCGCACGTCGTCACCCGCGCGGCCCCGGCGTCGACCGAGACGTTCTCCGTCGGCACCCGGCTGACCCGGTTGTCGCGAGCCCTGCGCGCCCGCGACCCGGAACTCGCGCTCGCCGCGGCCGCGCGGGCGGTGCCCGACTGGGCGGGCGGCACCCGGCTCGGTGACACCCTGCGCGCCTTCCTGGACCGCTGGGGCCGGCGTGGCCTCGCCCGCGGCGCGGTCGTCGTGATCTTCTCCGACGGCTGGGAACGCGGCGACGCGACGCTGCTCGGCGAGCAGATGGCGCAGCTGCGGCGCCTCGCCCACCGGGTCCTGTGGGTGAACCCGCACGCGGGTGGGGAGGGATACGAACCGATCCAGTCGGGTATCTCGAAGGCCCTGCCGCACATCGATCGTCTGCTCGCAGGACACAGTCTCGCAACCCTGGAGGAACTGCTCGAGGAGGTTCATCGTGCGTGAGGTTCTCGACGAACTGGACCGTCGATGGAGGGCGGGGGAGACCGTCGCACTCGGCACCGTGGTGTCGACCTTCCGGTCGGCACCACGCGGCCCGGGCGCGTCGATGCTCGTCGCGCAGGACGGCACCGTCACCGGCAGCGTCTCCGGCGGCTGCGTCGAGGGCGACGTCTACGAACTCGCCCGCGCCGTCATCGAGGACGGCGCCCCGGTGCTGCAGCGCTACGGGGTGTCCGACGACGACGCCTTCTCCGTCGGACTCACCTGCGGCGGCATCATCGACGTGTTCGTCGAACGCATCGACCCGCAGGGCTTCCCGCAATTCGGCGCCCTCGTGGACTCGGTGCGCGACGGGGAGCCCGTCGCGCTCGCGACCGTCACCGAACATCCCGATCCGGTGGTGCGCGGACGCCGGGTGCTCGTGTGGCGGGACCGCGACGAGGGGCGGCTGGCGTCGGCGCGGATGCACGACGCCGTCGTCGACGACGCCCGCGGCCTGCTCGAGGCCGGCCGCTCCGGCACCCTCCACTACGGCACCGACGGGCAGCGGCGCGGCGAGGGAATGTCGGTCTTCGTCAACGTCTTCCAGCCGCCGCCACGCATGATCGTGTTCGGGGCGATCGACTTCGCCTCGGCGATGGCCCGTCTCGGCTCGTTCCTCGGCTACACGGTGACGGTGTGCGACGCGCGCGGTGTGTTCGCCACCGAGGCCCGTTTCCCCGGCGCCGACGAGGTGGTCGTGCAGTGGCCGCACCGCTATCTCGCCGCCGAGGCCGAGGCGGGGCGCGTGGACAAGCGGACGGTCATCACCGTGCTCACCCACGACCCGAAGTTCGACGTGCCGCTGCTGGAGGTCGCGTTGCGGCTCGACGTCGCCTATGTCGGGGCGATGGGGTCGCGGCGCACCCACGAGGACCGGATGGCGCGGTTGCGGGAGACGGGCCTGACCGACACCGAGCTCGAGCGGCTCTCGTCGCCGATCGGGCTGGACCTCGGTGCCCGCACCCCCGAGGAGACCGCGGTGTCCATCGCGGCGGAGATCATCGCGCTGCGCTGGGGTGGGGGCGGTGGCCGTCTCGCGGAGACCGCCGGGCCGATCCATCGGCACGAGGAACCCGCCGTCGGGCACCGGCAGTAGCGGTCGCCGCCCTGGCCCGGACGGGATTTCCCGATTCGGGTCCTTTTCGTGCGCTACATAACGCAGAGTGTCAGTGATCTGTATCACCGCGATACGTGAAGGTATCTGGAGGCTCGATGCGCATCACTGTCACCGTCGACGGCACGCAGTACACGGACGACGTGGAACCCCGGCTGCTCCTCGTGCACTACCTGCGGGAAAGACTCGGCAAGGTGGGCACGGTGGTCGGCTGCGACACCAGCAACTGCGGCGCCTGCACCGTCCTGCTCGACGAGCGCAGCGTCAAGTCGTGCTCGGTGCTCGCAGTGCAGGCCGACGGCCGGTCCGTCACCACCGTCGAAGGACTCGACGCGAACGGGAGCCTGCATCCCGTCCAGGAGGCCTTCCGGGAGAAGCACGCGCTGCAGTGCGGCTTCTGCACCCCGGGGATGATCATGTCGACCATCGACCTGCTCTCCGAGAACCCCGACCCCACCGACGAGGAGGTGCGGCACGGACTCGAGGGAAATCTGTGCCGCTGCACCGGTTACCAGAACATCGTCGCCGCCGCCCGCGACGCCGCGCAGCGGCTGCGTGAACGCCCGGCCACCACCCGGGAGGTAGGACGATGACGAGCACCGCCGACCCGGAGACCACCGTGACCGACCCCGAACCGGAACTCGGGCGGGCCCGGCGCCGCAAGGAGGACGAACACCTCATCACCGGGCGCACCCGCTGGACCGACAACATCGTGCTGCCCGGCATGCTGCACGCGGCGATCCTGCGCAGTCCCGTCGCGCACGCCCGCATCACCGGTATCGACGTCTCCGAGGCCCGCACCCGGCCCGGCGTCGTCGCCGTCTACACCGGCGCCGACCTCGCCCAGGAGCAGGGCAGCCTGCCGTGCGCGTGGCCGATCACCGAGGACATGTTGACGCCGGACGCGCCGGCCCTCGCGGTCGACACGGTCCGGTTCGCCGGTGAGGCCGTCGCCGTGGTCGTCGCCCGCAGCGCCTACGAGGCCCACGACGCCCTCGACGCCATCGACGTCGACTACGAGGACCTGCCGGTCGTCCTCGACCTCGAGGCCGCGGTCCGGGGCGGCGACCTCGTCCATCCCGATCTCGGCACCAACGTCAGCGCCACCTGGGTGTTCGACTCCGCCGAGGCGGGCAGCGGCGGGAAGGTGGACGACGCGATCCGCGACGCGGAGATCGTCCTCGAGCGCACCTTCCGGCAGCAGCGGCTCATCCCCGCCTTCATGGAACCGCGTTCGGTGGTCGTCGACCCCACCGCACCGCAGATCACCATGTGGTCGGCCACGCAGGTCCCGCACGTGCTGAAGCTGATGCTGGCGATGACCCTGGGCATCCCGGAGCACAAGCTGCGGGTGATCGCCCCGGACGTGGGCGGCGGGTTCGGCGGCAAGCTGCAGGTGACCCCGGAGGAGGTGCTCACCCTTCTCGTCGCGCGGCGCCTGCACAAGCCCGTCAAGTACACCGAGACGCGCAGCGAGTCGATGCTCGCGGCGCACCACGGCCGCGACCAGGTCCAGAAACTCACCCTCGCGGCGCGCCGGGACGGCACCGTCACCGGCCTGAAGGTCGAACTGCTCGCCGATATGGGCGCCTATCTGCGGCTCGTCACCCCGGGTGTGCCGATCCTCGGGGCGTTCATGTTCAACGGCATCTACAAGTTCGACGCCTACCGGTTCGAGTGCACCAACGTGTTCACCAACAAGGTGCCCACCGACGCCTACCGCGGTGCCGGGCGCCCCGAGGCGACCTTCGCGATCGAACGGCTGATGGACGAACTCGCCGTCGAACTGTCGATGGACCCCGTCGAGATCCGGGAGAAGAACTGGATCCGCCACGAGGAGTTCCCCTTCGACACCGTCGCCGGACTGACCTACGACTCCGGCAACTACGAGGCTGCCACGGCCAAGGCGCGAGAGTTGTTCGACTACGACGCATTACGGCGCGAACAGGCCGAGCGACGCGCACGCAAGGACCCGGTGCAGCTCGGCATCGGGGTCTCGACGTTCACGGAGATGTGCGGTCTCGCTCCGTCGCGGGTGCTCGGTTCGCTGTCCTACGGTGCCGGCGGCTGGGAGCACGCGGCGATCCGCATGCTTCCGACCGGCAAGGTCGAGGTGGTCACCGGTTCGTCCGCGCACGGGCAGGGGCACGAGACGGCGTGGAGTCAGATCGTCGCCGACCGTCTCGGAATCCCGTTCGAGGACATCGAGGTTCTCCACGGCGACACCCAGACCGCGCCGCGCGGACTCGATACCTACGGCTCCCGGTCGCTCGCCGTCGGTGGTGTCGCCGTCGTCAAGGCCGCGGAGAAGGTGGTGGCCAAGGCCCGGCCCATCGCCGCGCACCTGCTCGAATGTTCCGAGGACGACCTCGATTTCGAGTCCGGGCAATTCCGCGTGAAGGGCACCGCGAAGTCGGTGGCCCTGACCGACGTGGCGCTCGCGGTGTTCGCGGCCCACGACCTGCCCGAAGGTGTGGAACCGAATCTGGACTCCGACGCGACCTACGATCCCGACAACTTCTCGTTCCCGCACGGCACGCACCTGTGCGCCATCGAGGTCGACACCGAGACCGGGCACGCCCGCATCCGGAAGTACGTGTGCGTGGACGACATCGGGCACGTCGTCAACCCGCTGATCGTGGAGGGACAGGTGCACGGTGGTCTCGCGCAGGGTATCGCGCAGGCCCTCTACGAGGAGGCGGTGCACGACGAGTCGGGCACGCTGCTCAGTTCGTCGTTCGCCGAGTACCTGCTGCCCACCGCGGTGGACCTGCCGCCCTTCGTCACCGACCGCACCTCCACCCCGGCTCCGGGTAATCCGCTGGGGGTCAAGGGCGTCGGGGAGGCCGGGACCATCGCGTCGACACCGGCGGTGGTCAATGCGGTGCTCGACGCGGTGCGGCAGTTCGGGGTCACCGACATCGAGATGCCCTGCACGCCCATGCGGATCTGGCACGCGATTCGAGACGCGCAGACGAGGCAAGGAGGAGCGGCATGATTCCCGCACCGTTCGACTACATCGCCCCCACCACCGTCGACGAGGCGGTCGCCGCCCTGCACGAGGCGGGGGAGGACGCCAAGGTCGTCGCCGGCGGCCAGAGCCTCATGCCGGTGCTGCGGCTGCGGATGGCCGCACCGAGCGTGCTCGTCGACCTCGGCCGCATCCCCGAGCTGCGCGGCATCCGCGACGACGGCGACGCCCTCGTCATCGGTGCCACCACCACCCACCACGACGTGCTGCACGACCCGCTCGTCGCGGAGCACGCCCGGCTGCTGGCCGAGGCCACCGCGACGGTCGCCGACCCGCAGATCCGGCACCGCGGCACCTTCGGCGGGTCGCTCGTGCACGCCGACCCGGCCGGTGATCTCGCCGCTCCTGCAGTGGCTCTCGGCGCGAGCTTCACGGTGGCGGGACCGTCCGGCCGCCGCACCCTCGGCACCGACGAGTTCTTCCAGGACTACTTCACCACCGCCCTGGAACCCGACGAGCTGCTCGTGGAGGTGCGCGTGCCCAAGCACACCGGCTGGGCGGCGCGATACGAGAAGTTCCACCGTGCGGCGCAGCAGTGGTCCATCGTGGGTGTCGCCGCGACCCTCGAGGTCACCGGGGGCACCGTCGCGCAGGCCCGGGTGGCGCTGACCAACATGGCGGCGGTGCCGGTGCGGGCACGCAGTGTGGAGGAGTCGCTCGTCGGCCGGCCCGCGACCGCCGAGACGATCCGGGAGGCCGCCGAGCACGCCGCGGAGGGCACCTCCCCGATGACCGACGGCAACGCCGACGCCGAGTATCGGAGCCATCTCGCGCGGGTACTCACCCGGCGGGCGGTGACCACGGCCGCCGGGGTCGGGTCCGCCTAGGCATCCCGTCCCGGAACCACTCGTTCGGAAAGGTCCACATGCAACTCGAACACACACTGTCCGTTCCCGCGCCGATCGACGAGGTCTGGGCGGCACTGCTGAATCCGGAGAAGGTCGCGCCCTGCATGCCGGGGGCGACGCTCACCGGCGTCGACGGCGACACCTTCACCGGCACCGTGAAGGTGAAGCTCGGGCCGGTCGCGCTCACCTTCAAGGGCAAGGGCGTCTACGTCGAGAAGGACGAGACGGTCCGGAAGGCGGTCATCCAGGCCGACGCGAAGGACACGCGCGGCAACGGCACGGTGAGCGCGACGATCACGGTCGGGCTCACCGGCCACGGCGACCGCACCGACGGCACCGTGAACACCGACATGAAGATCACCGGCAAGCCCGCCCAGTTCGGGCGGGGCATGATCTCCGACGTCGGCGGGAAGATCCTCGAGCAGTTCGCGGACTGCCTGTCGAAGAAGCTGGGTCCGGCCGCCGAGCCCGGGGGGAAGGCCGTGCCGGAGACGGCGGCCGCGAAGGCCACCGCCGAGGCGGCCGAGTCGCAGCCCAACGAATCGGTGGCGCCGAGCCCACCCCTGCCCGGCAGCGGCCCCGAGGAGCAGCCCGCGGGCATCGGTGGGCTCTCCAGCGACGAGGACGCCGGGAAGGAGGAGGCAGCCACGCCCCGCCCCAACGAGTCCGTGCCTCCGAGCCCATCCGTCGCCGCGGCGGCACCCGAGGCGGCGCCGGTGCAGCAACCCGAGGCCGAGCCGCTCGACCTCATGCAGTACGCCGGGGGATCGGTGGCCAAGCGGGTGGTGCCGGTCGCGGTGATCGCAGCGCTCGTCGTCGTCCTCGCCGTGATCCTCCAGCGACGCTCGGGACGCTGACACCCTCGTCCTCCCACACCGATACTGCGGCCCGGTTCGATTGCGAACCGGGCCGCAGTTCTCATCGGGGGTCAGGCCGTGGCGTGCACCGGGGTGATCGGGTCGATCCGGGAGCGCAGCCAGATGTGCGCCGGGTCGGTGTCGCGTTCAGCGTGCCAGACGGCGAACTGCCGCAACGGCGGCAGCGGGAAGGTGGGTTCGAGGATGCGCAGGGACGCGACGTCGGCGATGTGACGCGCCATCCGCTCTGGCAGCAGGGTGACCAGGGAGGTGTTCTGCAGCGCGTAGGGCAGCACGGCGACATTGCCGGTGGTGGCGCCGGTGCGGGTGACGATACCGGCCCGCAGCAGCGCGCGGGCCGGGTTGGTCTCGTCCGCGTACTGGACGTAGGACAGCAGCGGATACCGGGCCAGGACCTCGCGGGTGAGGTCGGTGCCGGGATACGGATGCCCCGACCACACCGCGCCCACGAACCGGTCGGACAGCACCGGGCGTCGTCGGCAGGTCGCGAATTGCGGTGCCTCCAGGAGATGTTCGGGGAGGACGGCGAGATCGACCTCGAAGCGGTGGAACGCCTCGAGTCCGGCCGCGCTGAGCGGCCGCAGGTCGTAGCGGATGTTGGCGGGAGTGCCGCCGCGCACCAGCATGCGCAGCAGCGACACCTCGGCGTAGTCGCCCGTCAGCAGGGTGAAGGTGCGGGTGTCGGTGGCGGGGTCGAAGTCCGGGGACGCGAGCACCGACTGTTCGAGCGTCCGCAGCGCCGCCCGCAGCGGTTCGACGAGTGCCTGCGCCCGCGCGGTCGGCCGTAGGGTGCGGCCGCTCTTGACCAGCAACGGATCGCCGAGTTGCTTGCGCAGCCGCGCGAGGGCCGTGCTGGTCGCCGGCTGGGACATGTTCAGACGCCGGGCGGCGCGGGTGACGTTGCGTTCGGAGAGCAGGACGTCGAGGACGACGAGCAGGTTCAGATCGACCCGTCGTAGATCCATTCGACCCCCCCTGACGTCGAAAGCGGCGGAACGGGTAATTCCGGCGGGCATAGTGAGGTTTTCTCACCAGGCCGGTGCTTGCAGGTGAAGAAGAACGAGAGCCGCAGCAGCGATCGAGCCGATCCTCCACGGACATAGACTGATTCGCTGCAGCGCCTTCCACCGGGTCTTCAGCAGCGCGTTCGCGCGTTCGGCCGGAGCACGCATCGCAGACAGCAGCGTGTTGCGGCAACGAGTGCCGATATCGAGATCACGGCCTTTCGTCGGGACGTGGACGCCGATCCCGGCACCGGTGTACCCCTTGTCGGCGAGGGTGGGCATCCCGCCGGCGGCAGCGTGGTAGAGGGCGCCGAGGATCCCGCCCCGACGAGCAGCGGTGAGGTCGTGCACCGAACCGGGGGCAACCTCGGACACCCAGATCGGGTAGCCGGTCGGATCGGTCAGGACCTGGACGTTGCCGCCGTGGCGGCGATGTTTACCCGAGTACCACACGTCGTGCCCGGACTCGGAACGCTCCCGGCAGCGAGTCGAGGCGATGAGGGTGCCGTCGAGACAGACATGCTCCCAGCCGGACTCGATCCCACGTTCGAGCACGTCGTGCAGGTCCGGGGCGTGCGCAGCGATCACGTCGATACCTTCGTGGAGATACCGGTAGGCGGTGGCCTGCGAGATGCGGGCATCGCGCGCCAGGGTGGCGACGTCGGTGCCGTCGCGGAACCACCGCAGCACCATCAGAGCCTGGACGTAGACGGTCGCGGCCCGCTGCCACGGCCGGCGATCGGTCCTGCGGCGGTGGGCAGCGAGGATACGGGCGACGAAGGTCAGGGTGTGCTCGGGCACGTCGAGCGTGGCACGATAGGTAATCACGTGGGGTCCTGCTCCGGGTTGCTTCTTGCTCGAAACAATCCCTACCAGGCAGGACCCCACGTCCTCTTTTCACGCCACACCGTTCGGATGTCTTTGCTGTCGTCGGTGACTCTCTGGTGAGAAAACCTCAGTAACCCACGTCCGAGACGTATACGCAAGATCGAATACCACCTATCGGAGTTGGACGTCGATCTTGTGAGCGGGGTGGTCGACTCCTAATGTG
This region of Rhodococcus sp. Z13 genomic DNA includes:
- a CDS encoding IS5 family transposase yields the protein MITYRATLDVPEHTLTFVARILAAHRRRTDRRPWQRAATVYVQALMVLRWFRDGTDVATLARDARISQATAYRYLHEGIDVIAAHAPDLHDVLERGIESGWEHVCLDGTLIASTRCRERSESGHDVWYSGKHRRHGGNVQVLTDPTGYPIWVSEVAPGSVHDLTAARRGGILGALYHAAAGGMPTLADKGYTGAGIGVHVPTKGRDLDIGTRCRNTLLSAMRAPAERANALLKTRWKALQRISLCPWRIGSIAAAALVLLHLQAPAW
- a CDS encoding XdhC family protein, whose translation is MREVLDELDRRWRAGETVALGTVVSTFRSAPRGPGASMLVAQDGTVTGSVSGGCVEGDVYELARAVIEDGAPVLQRYGVSDDDAFSVGLTCGGIIDVFVERIDPQGFPQFGALVDSVRDGEPVALATVTEHPDPVVRGRRVLVWRDRDEGRLASARMHDAVVDDARGLLEAGRSGTLHYGTDGQRRGEGMSVFVNVFQPPPRMIVFGAIDFASAMARLGSFLGYTVTVCDARGVFATEARFPGADEVVVQWPHRYLAAEAEAGRVDKRTVITVLTHDPKFDVPLLEVALRLDVAYVGAMGSRRTHEDRMARLRETGLTDTELERLSSPIGLDLGARTPEETAVSIAAEIIALRWGGGGGRLAETAGPIHRHEEPAVGHRQ
- a CDS encoding (2Fe-2S)-binding protein, with translation MRITVTVDGTQYTDDVEPRLLLVHYLRERLGKVGTVVGCDTSNCGACTVLLDERSVKSCSVLAVQADGRSVTTVEGLDANGSLHPVQEAFREKHALQCGFCTPGMIMSTIDLLSENPDPTDEEVRHGLEGNLCRCTGYQNIVAAARDAAQRLRERPATTREVGR
- a CDS encoding FAD binding domain-containing protein, which translates into the protein MIPAPFDYIAPTTVDEAVAALHEAGEDAKVVAGGQSLMPVLRLRMAAPSVLVDLGRIPELRGIRDDGDALVIGATTTHHDVLHDPLVAEHARLLAEATATVADPQIRHRGTFGGSLVHADPAGDLAAPAVALGASFTVAGPSGRRTLGTDEFFQDYFTTALEPDELLVEVRVPKHTGWAARYEKFHRAAQQWSIVGVAATLEVTGGTVAQARVALTNMAAVPVRARSVEESLVGRPATAETIREAAEHAAEGTSPMTDGNADAEYRSHLARVLTRRAVTTAAGVGSA
- a CDS encoding vWA domain-containing protein; translation: MTGTRTSDDRQAPASGTIVGLVGFGRALAEAGLSVPLDATTTYLDALRHLDVADPAQVYWAGRAVLCRAPDDIDRYDAAFVHWFGGTLPTASHRQGRRTRTARIAALTRTGDPADGSGDDSPHLQVAADDTDLLRRRDIAELTAAERAHLGEMLTLLRPRPPRRPALRSRPSRRGPVDPSRTLRDMLAAGGEPVRPRRHHRATRPRRVVLLVDVSGSMTPYADALLRFAHVVTRAAPASTETFSVGTRLTRLSRALRARDPELALAAAARAVPDWAGGTRLGDTLRAFLDRWGRRGLARGAVVVIFSDGWERGDATLLGEQMAQLRRLAHRVLWVNPHAGGEGYEPIQSGISKALPHIDRLLAGHSLATLEELLEEVHRA
- a CDS encoding SRPBCC family protein; protein product: MQLEHTLSVPAPIDEVWAALLNPEKVAPCMPGATLTGVDGDTFTGTVKVKLGPVALTFKGKGVYVEKDETVRKAVIQADAKDTRGNGTVSATITVGLTGHGDRTDGTVNTDMKITGKPAQFGRGMISDVGGKILEQFADCLSKKLGPAAEPGGKAVPETAAAKATAEAAESQPNESVAPSPPLPGSGPEEQPAGIGGLSSDEDAGKEEAATPRPNESVPPSPSVAAAAPEAAPVQQPEAEPLDLMQYAGGSVAKRVVPVAVIAALVVVLAVILQRRSGR
- a CDS encoding LysR family transcriptional regulator, producing the protein MDLRRVDLNLLVVLDVLLSERNVTRAARRLNMSQPATSTALARLRKQLGDPLLVKSGRTLRPTARAQALVEPLRAALRTLEQSVLASPDFDPATDTRTFTLLTGDYAEVSLLRMLVRGGTPANIRYDLRPLSAAGLEAFHRFEVDLAVLPEHLLEAPQFATCRRRPVLSDRFVGAVWSGHPYPGTDLTREVLARYPLLSYVQYADETNPARALLRAGIVTRTGATTGNVAVLPYALQNTSLVTLLPERMARHIADVASLRILEPTFPLPPLRQFAVWHAERDTDPAHIWLRSRIDPITPVHATA
- a CDS encoding xanthine dehydrogenase family protein molybdopterin-binding subunit, with the protein product MTSTADPETTVTDPEPELGRARRRKEDEHLITGRTRWTDNIVLPGMLHAAILRSPVAHARITGIDVSEARTRPGVVAVYTGADLAQEQGSLPCAWPITEDMLTPDAPALAVDTVRFAGEAVAVVVARSAYEAHDALDAIDVDYEDLPVVLDLEAAVRGGDLVHPDLGTNVSATWVFDSAEAGSGGKVDDAIRDAEIVLERTFRQQRLIPAFMEPRSVVVDPTAPQITMWSATQVPHVLKLMLAMTLGIPEHKLRVIAPDVGGGFGGKLQVTPEEVLTLLVARRLHKPVKYTETRSESMLAAHHGRDQVQKLTLAARRDGTVTGLKVELLADMGAYLRLVTPGVPILGAFMFNGIYKFDAYRFECTNVFTNKVPTDAYRGAGRPEATFAIERLMDELAVELSMDPVEIREKNWIRHEEFPFDTVAGLTYDSGNYEAATAKARELFDYDALRREQAERRARKDPVQLGIGVSTFTEMCGLAPSRVLGSLSYGAGGWEHAAIRMLPTGKVEVVTGSSAHGQGHETAWSQIVADRLGIPFEDIEVLHGDTQTAPRGLDTYGSRSLAVGGVAVVKAAEKVVAKARPIAAHLLECSEDDLDFESGQFRVKGTAKSVALTDVALAVFAAHDLPEGVEPNLDSDATYDPDNFSFPHGTHLCAIEVDTETGHARIRKYVCVDDIGHVVNPLIVEGQVHGGLAQGIAQALYEEAVHDESGTLLSSSFAEYLLPTAVDLPPFVTDRTSTPAPGNPLGVKGVGEAGTIASTPAVVNAVLDAVRQFGVTDIEMPCTPMRIWHAIRDAQTRQGGAA